The proteins below come from a single Clupea harengus chromosome 21, Ch_v2.0.2, whole genome shotgun sequence genomic window:
- the prozb gene encoding protein Z, vitamin K-dependent plasma glycoprotein b isoform X2, which yields MKSVGIAMGSPRWNFLFCCFVLSNLQPTRANKPVFQAQFQAAIFLRSRRANSWLPFEEIHQGNLEKECYEERCNKEEAREYFENDLKTEAFWTVYYDGDQCSPNPCQNGGTCVDRIGGYTCRCTELYVGPSCERDISQCPANGPHACEHFCSPTYGAYTCHCAQGYTLHPDRKRCVPHVKHPCGRIPHSTSRHKVPNHRRSGDEICPQGHCPWQVTLVSRSGEPVCNGVILGPRAVLTTATCMSSNTDITHVHIGHLSPRSRGIRLPLEAVPTTHSRYKLGHQGHDLCFLQLNSSIPLGVSAIPLCLPEKDFSENILMQDDQEGLISSGRVRHSYVSLHDCRNHLNLSFTLSNKMFCMKESNLGTEHKEEGQEHPPREGQKLHTVQAGRSSQITPKNRLRPRTQRPVWVTEGDLIEYTEDVLLLSEVQKSTAQIETPTEQTSGASPTEQTSGASPTEQTSGASPTEQTSGASPTEQTSGASPTEQTSGASPTEHTSGASPTEQTSGASQTSGASPDEQTSQASPTQKGTLEPTVGYVDSTKMEKSPPTVKGRGDCGLLPGTPVASVKGKTAFVTGLMLSHDCSQGLVFTKLSRFLPWLESLLELKKA from the exons ATGAAAAGCGTGGGTATCGCAATGGGATCTCCGAGGTGGAACTTCTTATTCTGCTGCTTTGTGTTGAGCAACTTGCAACCAACAAGAGCAAACAAGCCTG TGTTTCAGGCGCAGTTTCAAGCAGCCATCTTCTTACGTTCAAGGCGGGCCAATTCATGGCTTCCTTTTGAGGAGATCCACCAGGGGAACCTGGAGAAAGAGTGCTATGAGGAGAGGTGCAACAAAGAGGAGGCCAGGGAGTACTTTGAGAATGATCTAAAAACA GAAGCCTTCTGGACAGTATACTATG atgGGGATCAGTGTTCGCCCAACCCTTGTCAAAATGGAGGAACCTGTGTAGACAGAATAGGGGGGTATACCTGCCGCTGCACGGAGCTTTACGTGGGCCCCAGCTGTGAGAGGG ATATCTCTCAGTGCCCAGCTAATGGCCCCCATGCCTGTGAACACTTCTGCAGTCCCACGTATGGAGCCTACACCTGTCATTGTGCTCAGGGATACACACTGCATCCAGATCGGAAGAGATGCGTACCTCATg TGAAACATCCTTGCGGAAGAATCCCCCATTCCACAAGCAGACACAAAGTGCCGAATCACAGACGCTCTGGTGATGAGATCTGTCCGCAGGGGCACTGCCCTTGGCAA GTGACTCTGGTGTCCAGGAGTGGAGAGcctgtgtgtaatggtgtgatccTGGGGCCACGTGCGGTGCTTACCACAGCAACCTGCATGAGTTccaacacagacatcacacacgtCCATATTG GACACCTCTCCCCTCGCTCTAGAGGCATCAGGCTGCCACTGGAGGCTGTCCCCACTACTCACAGTCGCTACAAGCTTGGTCACCAAGGACACGACCTTTGCTTCCTGCAACTGAACTCCTCAATACCACTAGGAGTGTCTGCCATACCCCTGTGCCTTCCAGAGAAGGACTTCAGTGAGAACATCCTGATGCAAGACGACCAGGAGGGGCTGATCTCGTCAGGGCGTGTCCGGCACTCTTACGTCTCATTGCATGACTGCCGTAACCACCTGAACCTCAGCTTTACCTTGAGCAATAAGATGTTCTGCATGAAAGAGAGTAACCTGGGAACAGAACACAAGGAGGAAGGACAAGAACATCCCCCAAGGGAGGGGCAAAAGCTCCACACAGTGCAGGCAGGGAGGTCAAGTCAGATCACTCCAAAGAACAGACTAAGGCCTAGGACACAACGGCCTGTGTGGGTGACTGAAGGGGATTTAATAGAGTATACAGAGGACGTACTACTTTTATCAGAAGTTCAGAAGTCCACTGCACAGATTGAGACACCCACTGAACAGACGTCTGGGGCGAGTCCCACTGAACAGACGTCTGGGGCGAGTCCTACTGAACAGACGTCTGGGGCGAGTCCTACTGAACAGACGTCTGGGGCGAGTCCTACTGAACAGACGTCTGGGGCGAGTCCTACTGAACAGACGTCTGGGGCGAGTCCTACTGAACACACGTCTGGGGCGAGTCCTACTGAACAGACGTCTGGGGCGAGTCAGACGTCTGGGGCGAGTCCTGATGAACAGACGTCTCAGGCGAGTCCTACGCAAAAGGGGACATTAGAACCCACAGTGGGATATGTTGATTCCACAAAGATGGAAAAGTCTCCTCCCACAGTTAAAGGAAGAGGTGACTGTGGGCTCCTCCCTGGGACTCCTGTGGCCAGTGTGAAAGGCAAAACTGCGTTTGTGACCGGACTCATGCTGTCCCACGACTGCAGCCAGGGGCTGGTCTTCACCAAGCTCTCACGCTTCCTGCCCTGGCTAGAGTCCCTGCTTGAACTGAAGAAAGCCTGA
- the prozb gene encoding protein Z, vitamin K-dependent plasma glycoprotein b isoform X1 has product MKSVGIAMGSPRWNFLFCCFVLSNLQPTRANKPVFQAQFQAAIFLRSRRANSWLPFEEIHQGNLEKECYEERCNKEEAREYFENDLKTEAFWTVYYGTRHLEKAVQGPRPTSSIHGDQCSPNPCQNGGTCVDRIGGYTCRCTELYVGPSCERDISQCPANGPHACEHFCSPTYGAYTCHCAQGYTLHPDRKRCVPHVKHPCGRIPHSTSRHKVPNHRRSGDEICPQGHCPWQVTLVSRSGEPVCNGVILGPRAVLTTATCMSSNTDITHVHIGHLSPRSRGIRLPLEAVPTTHSRYKLGHQGHDLCFLQLNSSIPLGVSAIPLCLPEKDFSENILMQDDQEGLISSGRVRHSYVSLHDCRNHLNLSFTLSNKMFCMKESNLGTEHKEEGQEHPPREGQKLHTVQAGRSSQITPKNRLRPRTQRPVWVTEGDLIEYTEDVLLLSEVQKSTAQIETPTEQTSGASPTEQTSGASPTEQTSGASPTEQTSGASPTEQTSGASPTEQTSGASPTEHTSGASPTEQTSGASQTSGASPDEQTSQASPTQKGTLEPTVGYVDSTKMEKSPPTVKGRGDCGLLPGTPVASVKGKTAFVTGLMLSHDCSQGLVFTKLSRFLPWLESLLELKKA; this is encoded by the exons ATGAAAAGCGTGGGTATCGCAATGGGATCTCCGAGGTGGAACTTCTTATTCTGCTGCTTTGTGTTGAGCAACTTGCAACCAACAAGAGCAAACAAGCCTG TGTTTCAGGCGCAGTTTCAAGCAGCCATCTTCTTACGTTCAAGGCGGGCCAATTCATGGCTTCCTTTTGAGGAGATCCACCAGGGGAACCTGGAGAAAGAGTGCTATGAGGAGAGGTGCAACAAAGAGGAGGCCAGGGAGTACTTTGAGAATGATCTAAAAACA GAAGCCTTCTGGACAGTATACTATG GCACAAGACACCTTGAGAAAGCTGTCCAGGGTCCCAGACCGACCTCCTCCATAC atgGGGATCAGTGTTCGCCCAACCCTTGTCAAAATGGAGGAACCTGTGTAGACAGAATAGGGGGGTATACCTGCCGCTGCACGGAGCTTTACGTGGGCCCCAGCTGTGAGAGGG ATATCTCTCAGTGCCCAGCTAATGGCCCCCATGCCTGTGAACACTTCTGCAGTCCCACGTATGGAGCCTACACCTGTCATTGTGCTCAGGGATACACACTGCATCCAGATCGGAAGAGATGCGTACCTCATg TGAAACATCCTTGCGGAAGAATCCCCCATTCCACAAGCAGACACAAAGTGCCGAATCACAGACGCTCTGGTGATGAGATCTGTCCGCAGGGGCACTGCCCTTGGCAA GTGACTCTGGTGTCCAGGAGTGGAGAGcctgtgtgtaatggtgtgatccTGGGGCCACGTGCGGTGCTTACCACAGCAACCTGCATGAGTTccaacacagacatcacacacgtCCATATTG GACACCTCTCCCCTCGCTCTAGAGGCATCAGGCTGCCACTGGAGGCTGTCCCCACTACTCACAGTCGCTACAAGCTTGGTCACCAAGGACACGACCTTTGCTTCCTGCAACTGAACTCCTCAATACCACTAGGAGTGTCTGCCATACCCCTGTGCCTTCCAGAGAAGGACTTCAGTGAGAACATCCTGATGCAAGACGACCAGGAGGGGCTGATCTCGTCAGGGCGTGTCCGGCACTCTTACGTCTCATTGCATGACTGCCGTAACCACCTGAACCTCAGCTTTACCTTGAGCAATAAGATGTTCTGCATGAAAGAGAGTAACCTGGGAACAGAACACAAGGAGGAAGGACAAGAACATCCCCCAAGGGAGGGGCAAAAGCTCCACACAGTGCAGGCAGGGAGGTCAAGTCAGATCACTCCAAAGAACAGACTAAGGCCTAGGACACAACGGCCTGTGTGGGTGACTGAAGGGGATTTAATAGAGTATACAGAGGACGTACTACTTTTATCAGAAGTTCAGAAGTCCACTGCACAGATTGAGACACCCACTGAACAGACGTCTGGGGCGAGTCCCACTGAACAGACGTCTGGGGCGAGTCCTACTGAACAGACGTCTGGGGCGAGTCCTACTGAACAGACGTCTGGGGCGAGTCCTACTGAACAGACGTCTGGGGCGAGTCCTACTGAACAGACGTCTGGGGCGAGTCCTACTGAACACACGTCTGGGGCGAGTCCTACTGAACAGACGTCTGGGGCGAGTCAGACGTCTGGGGCGAGTCCTGATGAACAGACGTCTCAGGCGAGTCCTACGCAAAAGGGGACATTAGAACCCACAGTGGGATATGTTGATTCCACAAAGATGGAAAAGTCTCCTCCCACAGTTAAAGGAAGAGGTGACTGTGGGCTCCTCCCTGGGACTCCTGTGGCCAGTGTGAAAGGCAAAACTGCGTTTGTGACCGGACTCATGCTGTCCCACGACTGCAGCCAGGGGCTGGTCTTCACCAAGCTCTCACGCTTCCTGCCCTGGCTAGAGTCCCTGCTTGAACTGAAGAAAGCCTGA
- the pcid2 gene encoding PCI domain-containing protein 2, translating into MAHITINQYLQQVLEAIDTRDGTFCAELLSFKHPHVANPRLQLLSPEEKCQQVLEPPYDEMVAAHLRCIYAVSNHDFVEAYKCQTVVVQSFLKAFQAHKEENWALPMMFAVALDLRIFANNAEQQLLKKSKGKVGDMLEKAAEQLMSCFRVCASDNRAGIDDSKKWGMLFLINQLFKIYFKISKLHLCKPLIRAIDSSNLKDEYSMAQRITYKYYVGRKAMFDSDFKLAEAYLSFAFQHCHRSCQRNKRLILIYLLPVKMLLGHMPSPSLLQKYDLMQFTDVTKAVSEGNLLLLNEALTKHETFFIRCGIFLILEKLKIITYRNLFKKVYHLLRTHQLPLDAFLVALKMMQVEDVDIDEVQCLLANLIYMGHIKGYISHQHQKLVVSKQNPFPSLSTVS; encoded by the exons ATGGCACACATAACAATTAACCAGTATCTACAACAG GTGTTGGAGGCTATTGACACGCGTGATGGCACCTTCTGTGCGGAGCTTCTGTCTTTCAAACACCCACATGTAGCCAACCCAAGGCTTCAG ctTTTAAGTCCAGAGGAGAAATGCCAGCAGGTGCTTGAGCCCCCGTATGATGAGATGGTCGCTGCTCACTTGAG GTGCATATACGCGGTGTCTAATCATGATTTTGTGGAGGCGTACAAATGTCAGACGGTGGTGGTACA GTCATTTCTGAAGGCTTTCCAAGCCCACAAAGAAGAAAACTG GGCATTGCCAATGATGTTTGCTGTTGCTCTGGACTTACGGATATTTGCCAATAAT GCGGAACAGCagttgctgaagaaaagcaaggGAAAGGTGGGAGATATGCTGGAGAAAGCAGCTGAACAATTAATGAGCTGCTTCagagtgtgtgccagtgataA CCGCGCTGGCATCGATGACTCGAAGAAGTGGGGCATGCTCTTTCTCATCAACCAACTCTTCAAGATCTACTTCAAG ATCAGTAAGCTGCACTTGTGCAAACCACTTATTCGGGCGATCGACAGCTCCAACCTGAAAGATGAGTACAGCATGGCACAGAGGATCACCTACAAGTACTATGTTGGCAGGAAGGCCATGTTCGACAGCGACTTCAAACTAG CGGAGGCTTATTTGTCTTTTGCCTTTCAACATTGCCATCGCTCCTgccagagaaacaaaagattgaTTCTCATCTATCTCCTACCAGTCAAGATGCTCTTG GGCCACATGCCCAGCCCCTCCCTCCTGCAGAAGTATGACCTCATGCAGTTCACGGATGTCACCAAAGCTGTCAG TGAGGGaaacctgctgctgctgaatgAGGCGCTGACCAAACACGAAACCTTCTTCATCCGCTGCGGGATCTTCCTCATCCTCGAGAAGCTGAAAATAATCACCTACAGAAACCTCTTCAAGAAAGT GTACCATCTCCTGAGGACACACCAGCTGCCCCTTGATGCATTTCTAGTGGCACTGAAGATGATGCAGGTGGAGGACGTGGATATCGATGAGGTGCAGTGCCTCCTGGCCAATCTCATCTACATG GGTCACATCAAAGGATACATCTCTCATCAGCATCAGAAACTTGTTGTCAGTAAACAGAACCCCTTCCCTTCTTTATCCACTGTGTCCTGA